In Anaerostipes hadrus ATCC 29173 = JCM 17467, a single genomic region encodes these proteins:
- a CDS encoding phage/plasmid primase, P4 family, giving the protein MNLKEASTYFDGVTRFKDNSFQCKCPVHNDHTASMTVSKGEKGILIHCHAGCETKSILEAVGLRESDLFYDSNVTKIKQDWKDRLEHSKKKKIVEIYDYVDQSGKYLYSKIRFEKDENGKKEMLYGVLNKEKDWFQYGLKGKHKTLYNLPEIREAAAQKRTIYYVEGEKDVETLRGLGLIATTAGSSVDWRRFFSKYFSGADVVLLPDNDEAGEKLTARIISDLIGVVNSIKVVKTSERNHGDVTDYFQDGYTIEDFNKLVREAEAIPQNQGQEVDKPKKKKEIPQWIKDKVAELKPEVNYSLDDRGNGDLFADVFKGVCRFNSTARCWYCYNGKYWEEDSSDLIVAERAKILQDALMIYSITIEDYKKREEYTKHIIKMGKQHIRKNMIIDARSKYPVKTEEFDQNTNLFNCKNGTYNLETGTLQKHNPGDYISKISNVYYDPAAPSTEIEKIMDTIMQGNKENVEYIQKILGLALMGNTDEEKLFIFYGPSTRNGKSTLVETYLSMVRDYGTTMQPESLALSKKDSRSASSDIARLKGVRFVDAPEPPQSMRLDAALIKQLTGNDMITARKIYQEEITFMPVFITVINTNHLPIITDETLFTSGRIVVIPFKKHFTAKEQDKGLKRRLRKRQNISGFFNWCVAGYQKYLKDGLKTTESMNKEIESYHTDSDRVAAFISEELTEDLSQSVTIIELYPEYEKWCTRNNYQALGKTKFTDYFRRMGRLRNQLKINGKNYKNVIKGYYINPFKK; this is encoded by the coding sequence ATGAATTTAAAAGAAGCTAGTACATATTTTGACGGAGTAACAAGATTTAAAGATAACAGTTTTCAATGCAAATGCCCCGTACATAATGATCACACGGCAAGCATGACCGTATCTAAGGGCGAGAAAGGAATCTTGATACATTGCCATGCAGGGTGTGAAACAAAATCAATCCTAGAGGCTGTCGGGCTTCGTGAGAGTGATCTATTTTATGATAGTAACGTTACAAAGATAAAGCAGGACTGGAAAGACCGCTTAGAACACAGCAAGAAAAAGAAGATCGTAGAAATTTATGATTATGTGGACCAGAGCGGCAAATACCTATACAGCAAGATTAGATTTGAAAAGGACGAGAACGGCAAAAAAGAAATGCTGTACGGAGTTCTCAACAAAGAAAAAGACTGGTTTCAATATGGATTAAAGGGAAAACATAAGACTCTTTACAATCTGCCAGAGATCAGAGAGGCAGCAGCACAAAAACGAACAATTTACTACGTTGAGGGAGAAAAGGACGTTGAAACACTGCGAGGACTGGGATTGATCGCAACCACGGCAGGAAGTTCTGTGGATTGGCGTAGATTCTTTTCTAAGTACTTTTCAGGGGCTGACGTGGTCCTGCTGCCAGATAATGACGAAGCAGGCGAGAAACTAACAGCAAGGATCATAAGTGATCTGATCGGAGTCGTTAACAGTATCAAGGTAGTAAAAACATCTGAACGGAATCATGGAGATGTAACGGATTACTTCCAAGACGGCTACACGATCGAAGATTTCAACAAATTAGTGAGAGAAGCGGAAGCTATTCCACAGAATCAAGGGCAGGAAGTGGACAAGCCAAAGAAGAAAAAGGAAATACCGCAATGGATCAAGGATAAGGTTGCAGAGCTAAAGCCAGAAGTTAACTATTCATTGGATGATCGAGGCAATGGAGATCTATTTGCTGATGTGTTTAAAGGTGTATGCAGGTTTAACAGCACGGCCAGATGTTGGTATTGCTATAACGGGAAATATTGGGAAGAAGATAGCTCTGATCTGATCGTTGCAGAAAGAGCCAAAATCTTACAAGATGCCTTGATGATCTATTCGATTACCATTGAGGACTACAAGAAACGAGAAGAATATACTAAGCACATTATCAAAATGGGAAAACAGCACATAAGAAAGAACATGATCATAGATGCAAGGTCTAAATATCCAGTAAAAACAGAAGAGTTTGACCAGAATACAAATCTATTCAACTGCAAGAACGGTACATATAACTTAGAAACTGGAACGTTACAAAAACACAATCCAGGGGACTATATTTCTAAGATCAGCAACGTTTATTATGATCCTGCTGCCCCAAGTACAGAAATAGAAAAGATCATGGACACGATCATGCAGGGAAACAAGGAAAATGTTGAATACATTCAAAAGATTCTAGGTTTGGCACTGATGGGGAACACAGACGAAGAAAAGTTATTTATTTTTTACGGACCATCTACCAGAAACGGAAAGAGTACACTTGTAGAAACGTATCTTTCAATGGTGCGAGATTACGGCACAACGATGCAGCCTGAATCATTGGCATTAAGTAAAAAAGATTCAAGATCTGCGAGCAGTGATATAGCAAGACTCAAAGGCGTAAGGTTTGTCGATGCACCAGAACCACCGCAGAGTATGAGGCTAGATGCTGCACTGATCAAGCAGTTAACAGGTAACGATATGATCACAGCCAGAAAGATATATCAGGAAGAGATCACGTTCATGCCAGTGTTCATTACAGTGATCAATACCAATCATTTACCGATCATCACAGATGAAACGTTATTTACTAGCGGCAGAATTGTAGTAATTCCATTCAAGAAGCATTTTACGGCAAAAGAGCAGGACAAGGGTTTGAAACGTAGATTAAGAAAAAGGCAGAATATTAGCGGATTTTTTAACTGGTGTGTTGCAGGGTATCAGAAATATTTGAAAGATGGACTGAAAACAACAGAATCCATGAATAAAGAAATAGAATCTTATCATACGGACAGTGACAGAGTAGCAGCGTTCATTAGTGAGGAGTTAACGGAAGATTTAAGCCAATCCGTTACGATTATAGAACTTTATCCAGAGTATGAAAAATGGTGTACAAGAAATAATTATCAGGCGTTAGGAAAAACGAAATTTACTGACTATTTTAGAAGAATGGGAAGATTGAGAAATCAGCTAAAAATTAATGGGAAAAACTATAAAAATGTTATTAAAGGATATTATATAAATCCATTTAAAAAATAA
- a CDS encoding DUF6462 family protein has product MDTTELRAYTNLGKNMATKLGIEAGAKIKIGRRTLWDRVKIDQYLNELTGVE; this is encoded by the coding sequence ATGGACACAACAGAGCTTAGAGCCTATACCAATTTAGGAAAAAACATGGCTACAAAGCTAGGAATTGAAGCAGGAGCAAAAATCAAGATTGGTAGACGAACATTATGGGACAGGGTTAAGATTGATCAATATTTGAATGAGCTGACAGGCGTTGAGTAA
- a CDS encoding terminase small subunit: MLRKRYFYLSEYSKQKNNSQTKAGVEEVKQVIENPELTDKQRLFCIYYVRCFNAVKAYQKAYRCSYQTAASGAYRMLENDRVLPKKS; encoded by the coding sequence CTGTTACGGAAAAGATATTTTTATTTATCGGAGTACTCCAAACAAAAAAATAATAGCCAAACCAAAGCCGGTGTTGAAGAAGTTAAACAGGTTATAGAAAATCCTGAATTAACTGATAAACAGCGGCTTTTTTGCATTTATTATGTACGTTGTTTTAATGCTGTGAAAGCATATCAAAAAGCATATAGATGTAGTTATCAAACAGCAGCATCAGGAGCATATCGAATGTTGGAAAATGATAGAGTACTGCCTAAAAAATCCTAA
- a CDS encoding class I adenylate-forming enzyme family protein — MMSIKQKLTGKPSIDRPWMQYYPQEMIENLTVPNSTIYEYLMYNCPGDDVVAIHYYGRDITWKQIKEETDKVARALKAVGFGENDEIPMFLRSVPEFIFLLLGAEKIGASLLCRDNTIEENVAAVKKAGAKIIFAHDFLSQEDFNKFRACGVREAILLSPLRSADKSTLPDYSWDFLNSQYTDYPAYGPCTMTWDDFLALGENYTGEVEAPKDIHRPLFRAYTSGSTGPSKQVVHSAFSMVGVVQQMNFYGSSDQFRPTWMVTLLPPSLVAVVVSMVLLPLASNKLLILCPFVAAEDVDLEMMRYRPNCWPLIPMFIELVMRNGRVPDDYDMSHLISAGAGCEAYNNNQLERAQKFLNDHNCKTRFTAGYGCSEAGSNMSLPMSAHPIGNGNVGIPMPLTTISIFQPNTEEECTYNQLGEICQSGPGTMLGYDNKKATDNAIKLHSDGKKWLHTGDIGYMTEDGTIFELTRGSAPRYGGGDLATLPMENLLADAKIEGIDDEFFVIIPDEEHHRCFLPYLFVVLEDGYSVDDIREKVTECLEPYMYPVDIIELEERPFFHFKTNRIGLTNDILNGKFE; from the coding sequence ATGATGAGTATAAAACAAAAATTGACTGGAAAACCAAGTATTGATCGTCCATGGATGCAATATTATCCACAGGAGATGATTGAAAATCTTACTGTTCCAAATTCTACAATTTATGAATATTTAATGTATAATTGTCCAGGTGATGATGTTGTTGCCATTCACTATTACGGACGTGACATCACATGGAAACAGATAAAAGAAGAAACAGACAAGGTTGCACGTGCTTTAAAGGCTGTTGGTTTTGGTGAAAACGATGAAATTCCTATGTTCCTAAGATCTGTGCCTGAATTTATCTTCCTGCTTTTAGGTGCAGAAAAAATCGGAGCTTCTCTACTTTGTCGAGATAATACAATTGAAGAAAATGTTGCAGCTGTCAAGAAAGCTGGAGCAAAAATAATTTTTGCTCATGATTTTCTTTCACAGGAAGATTTTAACAAATTCCGCGCTTGTGGTGTCCGTGAAGCAATCCTTTTAAGCCCACTGCGCAGTGCTGACAAATCAACTCTTCCTGATTACAGCTGGGATTTCTTAAATTCCCAATATACAGATTATCCTGCTTATGGTCCTTGTACTATGACATGGGATGACTTCCTTGCATTAGGCGAAAACTACACCGGGGAAGTAGAAGCACCTAAAGACATCCATCGTCCTTTATTCCGTGCATACACAAGTGGATCTACAGGTCCATCTAAACAGGTAGTCCATTCTGCGTTTTCTATGGTTGGTGTCGTACAGCAAATGAATTTCTACGGTTCTTCTGATCAATTTCGTCCAACATGGATGGTAACATTATTGCCACCATCTCTGGTTGCTGTTGTTGTTTCTATGGTATTGTTGCCACTTGCATCCAACAAACTATTGATTCTTTGTCCATTTGTTGCAGCTGAGGACGTTGACCTTGAGATGATGCGCTATCGTCCAAACTGCTGGCCACTGATTCCGATGTTTATCGAGCTTGTTATGCGCAATGGAAGAGTTCCTGACGACTATGATATGTCTCATTTAATCTCTGCTGGTGCAGGATGCGAAGCATACAATAACAACCAGTTAGAACGTGCCCAGAAGTTCTTAAATGACCATAACTGTAAAACACGTTTTACCGCTGGATATGGGTGCAGTGAAGCAGGATCTAACATGAGTCTTCCTATGTCCGCTCATCCAATTGGAAATGGAAACGTTGGAATTCCTATGCCATTGACTACAATCTCCATCTTCCAACCAAATACAGAGGAAGAATGTACATATAATCAGTTAGGTGAGATTTGCCAGTCTGGTCCTGGAACAATGCTTGGATATGACAATAAGAAAGCAACTGATAACGCAATCAAACTCCATTCTGACGGTAAAAAATGGCTGCATACAGGCGATATTGGTTATATGACAGAAGATGGAACCATCTTTGAATTGACACGAGGAAGCGCTCCTCGTTATGGTGGAGGAGATCTTGCGACACTTCCAATGGAAAATCTGCTTGCTGATGCGAAAATTGAAGGAATTGATGACGAATTCTTTGTAATCATTCCTGATGAGGAACATCATCGTTGCTTCCTACCATATCTATTTGTAGTTTTAGAAGATGGTTATTCAGTTGACGATATCCGCGAAAAGGTTACCGAATGTCTGGAGCCATATATGTATCCTGTTGATATCATCGAACTTGAAGAACGTCCATTCTTCCATTTCAAAACAAATCGTATTGGTTTAACAAATGATATCTTAAATGGCAAATTCGAATAA
- a CDS encoding Ig-like domain-containing protein gives MKLSKIIKKGIMMVLFVFLSLNFPNTHVNVQASVEAKEVIEQQLFGKDGKTSIDVSQYQLNKTETKQIVTELQKDYGTIGLMECTYQTDESGSVQTIKVQTDESLKSVISEINEIEEKTDADDSQEKLKQQVISDYVELQKYYEANPDYFGVAVPYFADKDTEETPLGAIIELAELDENNLNLNQLDQTILGIKYSLEMYVKNYGENLLKIKDEILSKTDDDMSEIEKLLVIHDALANRTSFDTDYLEENGNGGSGFLSSTVFGALNNKKAICLGYAAAYAYLVQNMHPEIYKHADGTWKTKEEVDDDYIIDYSKYTNGNPHYMNVVKINGNWYYLDPSFDDSKIDEVARLRTQTDGNCSHRFFLYTEDNMETWLNLSSNKIDGAYKEKCVDTNYSNQWYTNVSSEISHDDQAWYYVKPQVVPESQVSGVIGNYKYIDKKDQLVMRQRENGKMQTLIDYESGQVYNTDGTLMETNEEIKEEYQRDIVYNKVYPALQHSASLYNGSLYFNLGNKIYAYSLKDASVVKIKEYNKLYIKKDNTISPIREGFFLTDKAGDNTNYNFVEHPIAGLSIKDDGKMYVSLATNLSGMYSYEREALNYVPYYGSLGETIVCNNAQFKKCANAKEMIDMAHLIGDDHEYETVKVDPTCLRKGFSEERCKVCGRIKESTCKVTDDKVDHHYIYDSQVKKYRCTFCNQVISDALEHNYKKPKFIWSDDKKSCEASFVCSSCGNIEKVECEITSKVIKKSNCIEEGIEEYTAKCKFQGNFYNDNRAKMIARLTPDVSLEETKLTVHVTEGKEIDLNSNYPNDYIKSLKAAKNGIVRVKGNEIYGEKPGKVIITVTTKSNMKLSCVVTVEKAYVSLSKKTLTLIAKNTYKLTVIKKIRSDSISKWISSNKKVVTVDRNGKITAKSKGTCYITVIMKSGASAKVKVTVQKKVAIKKLKPNVKTVVLRGIGKNYQLKVKKIPAKANEKIIYKTSRSKIATVSNQGKITAKKRGTCVITVIGGKKKARVKITVK, from the coding sequence ATGAAACTAAGTAAAATCATAAAAAAGGGGATTATGATGGTATTGTTTGTCTTTTTATCTTTAAATTTTCCAAATACTCATGTGAATGTACAGGCAAGTGTTGAAGCGAAAGAAGTAATTGAGCAGCAGTTGTTTGGAAAAGATGGAAAGACGTCGATAGATGTTTCACAATATCAGCTTAATAAAACTGAAACAAAGCAAATAGTAACGGAACTTCAAAAAGATTACGGAACAATAGGCTTGATGGAATGTACTTATCAAACAGATGAGAGTGGTTCTGTACAGACAATCAAAGTACAGACAGATGAAAGTTTAAAATCTGTGATCAGTGAAATTAATGAGATAGAGGAAAAGACAGATGCGGATGATTCACAAGAGAAACTAAAACAACAGGTAATCAGTGATTATGTCGAATTGCAGAAGTATTATGAGGCGAATCCAGATTATTTTGGTGTTGCAGTTCCGTATTTTGCAGATAAAGATACGGAAGAGACTCCATTGGGGGCAATCATAGAATTGGCTGAGCTTGATGAAAATAATTTGAATTTGAATCAGTTAGATCAGACAATATTAGGCATAAAATATAGCCTTGAAATGTATGTAAAGAATTATGGGGAGAATCTTTTGAAAATTAAAGATGAAATTCTTTCCAAGACAGATGATGATATGTCAGAAATTGAGAAACTACTTGTTATACATGATGCGTTGGCAAATCGTACTTCGTTTGATACAGATTATTTAGAAGAAAACGGAAATGGTGGTAGTGGATTTTTATCTAGCACAGTTTTTGGTGCATTAAATAATAAGAAAGCGATTTGTTTAGGGTATGCTGCAGCATATGCTTATCTAGTTCAAAATATGCATCCGGAGATTTATAAACATGCAGATGGAACATGGAAGACAAAGGAAGAAGTTGATGATGATTACATTATAGATTATTCTAAGTACACGAATGGAAATCCTCATTATATGAATGTTGTTAAAATAAATGGTAATTGGTATTATTTAGACCCAAGTTTTGATGATAGCAAGATTGATGAGGTTGCTAGATTAAGAACTCAAACAGATGGAAATTGCAGCCATAGATTTTTCTTGTATACAGAAGATAATATGGAAACTTGGTTGAACCTATCTTCAAATAAGATTGATGGTGCATACAAGGAAAAATGTGTAGATACTAATTATAGTAATCAATGGTATACGAATGTTTCTTCAGAGATATCTCATGATGATCAAGCTTGGTATTATGTAAAACCTCAGGTGGTTCCGGAAAGCCAAGTGTCTGGAGTTATTGGAAATTATAAGTATATTGATAAAAAAGACCAACTTGTAATGCGCCAGAGAGAGAATGGAAAAATGCAAACTTTAATTGATTATGAATCAGGACAGGTTTATAACACAGATGGTACTTTGATGGAAACGAATGAGGAAATCAAAGAAGAATATCAAAGAGATATTGTTTATAATAAGGTTTACCCAGCATTGCAGCATAGTGCCAGCTTATATAATGGAAGTTTATATTTTAATCTTGGAAATAAGATTTATGCTTATTCTCTGAAAGATGCAAGTGTAGTAAAGATTAAGGAATATAATAAATTATATATTAAAAAAGATAATACAATATCACCAATCAGAGAAGGCTTTTTTTTGACAGATAAAGCCGGAGATAATACAAATTACAATTTTGTAGAACATCCAATTGCAGGTCTTTCGATTAAGGATGATGGGAAGATGTATGTATCTCTTGCAACTAATTTAAGTGGTATGTATTCTTATGAGAGAGAAGCATTAAATTATGTTCCTTATTATGGATCCTTGGGAGAAACAATCGTATGTAATAATGCACAATTTAAAAAATGTGCGAATGCAAAAGAAATGATTGATATGGCGCATTTGATTGGTGATGATCATGAGTATGAGACGGTGAAAGTAGATCCGACTTGCTTACGGAAAGGATTTAGTGAAGAACGTTGCAAAGTTTGTGGAAGAATTAAAGAAAGCACTTGTAAAGTGACAGATGATAAAGTAGATCATCATTATATCTATGATTCTCAAGTAAAAAAATACCGTTGTACATTCTGTAATCAGGTGATTTCTGATGCGTTGGAACATAACTATAAGAAGCCGAAATTTATATGGAGTGATGATAAGAAAAGCTGTGAGGCTTCTTTTGTTTGTTCATCGTGTGGAAATATAGAGAAGGTTGAATGCGAAATAACATCTAAAGTGATCAAGAAAAGCAACTGTATTGAAGAAGGAATAGAAGAATATACAGCAAAATGTAAATTCCAAGGAAATTTCTATAATGATAATCGTGCAAAGATGATAGCAAGGCTTACGCCAGATGTATCTCTTGAAGAGACGAAATTAACTGTCCATGTTACAGAAGGGAAAGAAATAGATTTAAATTCTAATTATCCTAATGATTATATAAAATCTTTAAAAGCAGCAAAGAATGGAATTGTCCGTGTTAAGGGAAATGAGATTTACGGAGAAAAACCAGGGAAAGTGATCATTACAGTAACAACAAAGAGCAATATGAAATTAAGTTGTGTAGTGACGGTAGAAAAAGCATATGTTTCATTATCTAAAAAGACTCTTACGCTTATTGCTAAGAATACATATAAATTAACAGTTATTAAAAAGATTCGTTCAGATTCTATATCCAAATGGATTTCATCGAATAAGAAGGTTGTAACAGTGGATAGAAATGGAAAAATAACTGCGAAATCTAAAGGTACTTGTTATATCACAGTAATAATGAAGAGTGGAGCTAGTGCGAAAGTCAAAGTTACAGTACAAAAAAAAGTTGCGATTAAGAAATTAAAACCTAATGTAAAAACTGTAGTTTTGCGTGGAATAGGAAAAAACTATCAACTGAAAGTTAAGAAAATCCCGGCGAAAGCTAATGAAAAAATTATTTATAAAACATCTAGGAGCAAGATTGCAACAGTAAGTAACCAAGGAAAGATTACAGCAAAAAAAAGGGGAACTTGTGTGATTACAGTGATTGGAGGTAAAAAGAAAGCACGAGTGAAAATTACAGTAAAATAA